A genomic region of Cannabis sativa cultivar Pink pepper isolate KNU-18-1 chromosome 1, ASM2916894v1, whole genome shotgun sequence contains the following coding sequences:
- the LOC133035451 gene encoding uncharacterized protein LOC133035451 gives MSQNTGDNNPQPTVPNLQLQAIMGEMRRLLREECEQIHERLNRVEEGAQRRPRGRRVHQRGNENEGDFEGVVSDEEVDRMSTGTNRRYGGNREDRNQVDNYLGNIKMRIRAFQGKSDPEAYLEWEKKMELVFDCHNYSDMKKVKLAAIEFTDYVIVWWDQLCTNRRRSGDRPIETWEAMKRVMRRRFVPPHYYRDLYLKLQGLRQGYRSVDEYYKEMEMAMIRANVEEDREATMARFLNGLNREIADPIELHHYVELEDLVHMAIKVERQLKKGSSSSRSRPSTHKPSTTPWRSNYPKKDDQPSSSSTPKPSTTATPPQGKTTQTKSHSSEIRCFKCQGQGHIASQCPNQRVMVIRESGEIDSEDEDDLADMPPLEDASDNEYGPESREMLALVTRRVLNLQAKEEAEEVQRENIFHTRCHVRDKVCSVIIDGGSCTNVASASMVNKLGLTTLKHPCPYKLQWLNDSGEVKVTKQVLVSFRIGKYEDEVLCDVVPMQAGHLLLGRPWQFDR, from the coding sequence atgtcaCAAAACACGGGTGATAACAATCCACAACCTACAGTTCCAAATCTACAACTTCAAGCCATTATGGGGGAGATGAGGAGATTGTTGAGGGAGGAGTGTGAGCAAATACATGAGCGGTTGAATAGGGTGGAAGAAGGAGCACAACGGAGACCAAGGGGGAGAAGAGTACACCAAAGGGGGAATGAAAATGAAGGAGATTTCGAAGGAGTAGTTTCTGATGAAGAGGTTGATAGGATGTCGACGGGTACCAATAGGAGGTATGGTGGGAATAGAGAAGATAGGAACCAAGTAGACAATTATTTGGGGAATATAAAGATGAGAATCCGAGCCTTTCAAGGGAAGAGTGATCCTGAAGCATACCTAGAGTGGGAGAAGAAAATGGAGTTAGTCTTTGATTGTCACAACTATTCAGATATGAAGAAGGTAAAACTTGCTGCCATTGAGTTTACTGATTATGTTATTGTTTGGTGGGATCAGTTGTGCACTAACAGGAGACGGAGTGGAGATCGCCCTATTGAAACATGGGAGGCAATGAAGAGGGTAATGAGGCGACGGTTTGTACCACCTCATTATTATCGTGATCTCTATCTTAAGTTACAAGGCCTTCGTCAAGGCTACAGAAGTGTTGATGAGTATTACAAGGAGATGGAGATGGCTATGATTAGAGCCAATGTTGAAGAGGATCGGGAGGCAACAATGGCGAGGTTTTTAAATGGGTTGAACCGAGAGATTGCTGACCCAATCGAGCTACACCATTATGTGGAGTTAGAAGATTTGGTTCACATGGCAATCAAAGTTGAGAGACAGCTCAAGAAGGGTAGTTCAAGTTCGAGATCAAGGCCGAGCACACACAAGCCAAGTACAACACCTTGGAGGTCGAACTATCCAAAGAAGGATGACCAACCCAGTTCATCATCTACACCAAAACCATCCACTACAGCCACGCCACCTCAAGGTAAAACAACTCAAACTAAGTCTCATTCTAGTGAGATAAGGTGTTTCAAATGCCAGGGGCAGGGACATATAGCCAGCCAGTGTCCAAACCAAAGAGTTATGGTGATTCGGGAAAGTGGAGAAATAGAttctgaagatgaagatgatctTGCTGACATGCCACCATTGGAAGATGCTTCTGACAATGAATATGGCCCAGAATCTAGAGAGATGCTTGCACTAGTTACAAGGCGAGTCCTGAATTTGCAAGCAAAAGAAGAGGCAGAAGAAGTGCAGCGGGAGAACATCTTTCACACTCGATGTCATGTGAGGGACAAGGTATGTAGTGTCATTATTGATGGAGGTAGTTGTACTAACGTTGCAAGTGCTTCTATGGTTAACAAGCTTGGGCTTACAACGCTTAAGCATCCTTGTCCATACAAGTTGCAATGGTTGAATGATAGTGGTGAAGTGAAGGTTACAAAACAAGTACTTGTTTCATTTCGCATTGGCAAGTATGAAGATGAGGTGCTGTGTGACGTCGTTCCAATGCAAGCTGGACACCTCCTTCTAGGAAGGCCTTGGCAATTTGATCGATGA